Sequence from the Zeugodacus cucurbitae isolate PBARC_wt_2022May chromosome 5, idZeuCucr1.2, whole genome shotgun sequence genome:
AATGGTATATGTTGCATTTGCCCCTAAAAGTATGATTTAATACTTATTATCTTTACTACAATTgaatatttagtatttgtaaaggaaaattataaaatatcaataattgtATTTCGTAGCTAATATTAAGCTGAATTTGTTTTGGCGCCAAAAACTATGCTTCAATAATAtgctataattaatataatgcaGACGTACGCATAATAAGTGAATTGTCGAATATGTGTGAAAATTATGAGTAAATTTCAACAAGATCATAGCTACTGCGCCTAAATAtatgctttaatttttataataagttgtgtatataataaaatgattGAATTAATAATCCGTAGGAAAAATACATTAACATAAAACTCGTATATCTTATTCCATACAAACATTCGGCGCCTGGATGTATACTTCCATGTTATCATTCTAACAGCACAAAATACAATGTACGTATGAAGTAGCTCAGACACAATACTGAGCAGGCGGTTCTTTGGTtgatttaagttttttcttAGTGCTTTGTAATCGcaacaaattaattgaaaaaaatattcaatgcgCCACAGCATTTCCCCCATAAAGAGATTAAGAATTGCGTCTCTAGATTTAGAATCATTTAGAATTATTTTGAGAGCTGCCAACTGCTTTCGAGAGCGTATGTCGTAGCGTGATAGCGCCTTATCACCGTCTGCTGACGGAAGTTTTCCACATTCAAAAATACCAAAAGAAAACGTTTTTCAACTCGTTGTTTTCATTCGTCGGCCGACATTGTGCGTTCTTTATTTAGCCGATGCCATTGACATTCTATTGAGAAAATGGCataatgcatatattttatttttttatattgctttatttgttGTACTTGCATTGTTTATTGAcagtttattgcacttaaaaatAACTCTTACACATACTGCGTTTCCTGCGgcgtctatatgtatatgtctggaCCTTTGCTTATCACTTGGCATGCGCTCTGCACTGAGAGTTTGTTAATTTGTCTTATGACTTCGGCGCAGTTAAGCTCATAATGCACTCTATATACATAAGCTATAGTATATTTTGCACTTGTTCATAAGATTTGtatgtgatgttatttgtacttgttttttgtgtttttattatttttttttttgtaatttgtgtttttttctgcATTAAACGAAAATTTGGGCGCCGCATTGTTCAGGCACACGTCGACTTGCGGTCGCTATTGGGACATGAAGGGGGTATATTGGGAATAAACAAATGTTAACCTTGAACTAGACGGACTTTcttatttagaaataaaaatagaaaatgttggCGTACAATTAAATGATGACGATGTTTCCTCTTTTGTTGTattctaatttttgtttttgtttttgttgtattacttttttggtttttgttgtacttttttgtttttgttgttttttttgtgatgATAACGATTTTTATGATAAGAAGTATTGTGTCAGCTTTTAAACACTCCAAATAGGTTTAAGGAATATTGCTGAAGACGCAGTACTTGAGTGGATGTAAATCCCAATATTCTACAcgaattgtatttgtattttttattagttatctttaattttattttatttatatatatatttttcttgcttaaatatgtttttcattaattaattttctttaatttttcatttctttcctTGCAGCTCACAAATGTCGGCATCAACATCAATTCGATTTCGTTCAGCACTCTCACCATGGAGTCTGATAAATTCATTTGTGTGCGTGAAAAGGTTAATGATACCGCACAAGTGGTCATTATCGACATGAACGATGTCAGCAACCCGACCAGGCGTCCCATCTCCGCCGACTCGGCCATCATGAATCCAGCCAGCAAAGTTATTGCGCTCAAAGGTaaggattataaatttttttgataaaaacatGCTAATGTGTCTTTTTGTGTTTGCAGCTCAAAAGACCTTGCAAATCTTCAATATcgaaatgaaatcgaaaatgaAGGCGCACACCATGACCGAGGATGTGGTATTCTGGAAGTGGATTTCATTGAACACGCTGGCCTTGGTCACCGAAACATCTGTGTATCATTGGTCCATGGAAGGTGATTCCACACCGCAAAAAATGTTTGATCGCCATTCATCGTTGAATGGTTGTCAAATTATCAACTATCGTTGCAATCCAACGCAacagtggttgttgttggtgggtaTATCGGCATTGCCAAATCGTGTGGCCGGTGCTATGCAGTTGTATTCGGTGGAGCGCAAGGTATCACAGGCCATCGAAGGTGAGTTGGGGCgcgtttgctgttgctgtaattaatgtgtcataaataattattaaatatttattactatttttttattattttttttatttttttaattattaattttatttttttaattattaatttttataatttttttatttttttatttttttattattatttttttttcttgttttttattattttattttatttattatatttttgctcTGTCACGCAGGTCATGCTGCCTCATTCGCCATGTTCAAAATGGAGGGCAACAAGGAGACATCCACATTGTTTTGCTTCGCTGTGCGCACCGCAAGCGGTGGTAAATTGCATATTATCGAAGTGGGTGCCCCGCCGGCTGGCAATCAGCCCTTCCCCAAGAAATCGGTGGATGTGTTCTTCCCACCGGAGGCGCAAAGCGATTTCCCCGTCGCCATGCAAGTTTCAGCCAAATATGATACCATTTATTTGATCACCAAATATGGCTATATCCATCTGTATGACATGGAAACGGCCACGTGCATCTACATGAATCGTATCTCGGCCGATACGATCTTTGTGACGGCACCGCACGAGGCCAGTGGCGGCATAATCGGTGTTAATCGCAAGGGGCAAGTACTCTCCGTGACCGTCGATGAGGAGCAAATCATACCATACATCAATACGGTTATACAGAATCCCGATTTGGCTTTACGCATGGCTGTGCGCAATAATCTCTCCGGCGCTGAGGATCTCTTTGTGCGTAAATTCAATAAACTTTTTACTGCTGGGCAATACGCCGAAGCGGCTAAGGTGGCGGCGCTCGCACCGAAAGGTATCTTGCGTACACCGCAAACCATACAACGTTTCCAGCAGGTGCAATCGCCCGCTGGCTCGACGACGCCACCACTTTTGCAATACTTTGGCATACTACTCGATCAGGGTAAACTGAATAAGTACGAGTCGTTGGAGTTGTGTCGCCCCGTTTTGGTGCAGGGTAAGAAACAGTTGTGTGAGAAGTGGTTGAAGGAGGAGAAGCTCGAGTGCAGTGAGGAGTTGGGAGATTTGGTGAAGACATCCGATTTGACATTGGCGCTATCGATTTACTTGCGCGCCAATGTACCCAATAAGGTTATACAATGTTTCGCTGAGACCGGCCAGTTCCAAAAGATCGTATTGTACGCTAAAAAGGTCAACTATACGCCGGATTATATATTCTTGTTGCGTTCGGTAATGCGCACCAATCCGGAACAGGGCGCCGGTTTCGCCTCTATGTTGGTGGCCGAAGAGGAGGAGCCACTGGCCGATATCAATCAGATTGTCGATATTTTCATGGAGCATTCAATGGTGCAGCAATGTACCGCCTTCTTGCTGGACGCACTCAAGCATAATCGCCCCAATGAGGGTGCTTTGCAGACGCGCCTACTGGAAATGAATTTGGTTTCGGCTCCGCAAGTGGCTGATGCCATACTCGGCAATGCTATGTTCACGCACTACGATCGCGCGCACATCGCACAGCTATGCGAGAAAGCCGGCTTGTTGCAACGCGCATTGGAGCACTACACCGACTTGTATGACATCAAACGCGCTGTGGTGCATACGCATCTGCTGAATGCCGATTGGCTGGTGGGCTACTTTGGCACGCTGTCCGTGGAGGACTCATTGGAGTGCTTGAAGGCCATGTTGACGGCGAATATACGTCAAAACTTGCAGATATGCGTGCAAATTGCAACCAAATATCATGAACAATTGACAACTAAAGCATTGATTGATCTCTTCGAGAGTTTCAAGTCTTACGAGGGCCTTTTCTACTTCCTCGGCTCGATTGTGAACTACTCGCAGGATCCCGAGGTGCACTTCAAGTATATACAGGCGGCTTGCAAAACTAATCAAATCAAGGAAGTTGAACGCATTTGTCGCGAATCCAACTGCTATAATGCGGAACGCGTTAAGAATTTCCTAAAGGAGGCCAAACTGACCGATCAGTTGCCGCTTATCATTGTTTGTGATCGTTTTGACTTCGTGCACGATCTAGTACTCTATCTATACCGTAACAATCTGcagaaatatattgaaatttatgtgcAAAAAGTGAATCCATCACGTTTGCCTGTCGTCGTTGGTGGTCTCTTGGATGTTGATTGCTCTGAGGATATTATCAAAAATTTGATACTTGTCGTAAAGGGCCAGTTCTCGACCGATGAGCTAGTGGCTGAAGTGGAGAAACGTAATcgtttgaaattgttgttgccgtGGTTGGAGTCGCGCGTGCATGACGGTTGTGTTGAGCCAGCAACGCACAATGCATTGGCCAAGATCTATATCGATTCGAATAATAATCCGGAACGTTTCCTCAAGGAGAACCAATACTACGATAGTCGTGTAGTCGGTCGCTATTGCGAGAAACGCGATCCTCATTTGGCTTGTGTAGCTTACGAACGTGGTCAATGTGATCGCGAACTGATCGCCGTTTGCAATGAGAATTCGCTGTTCAAGAGCGAAGCGCGTTATTTGGTGCGTCGTCGCGATCCCGCACTCTGGGTGGAAGTGTTGTCTGAAGCAAATCCCTATAAGCGTCAGTTGATCGATCAGGTCGTGCAGACAGCGCTGTCTGAAACTCAGGATCCAGATGATATCTCTGTGACGGTGAAGGCCTTCATGACTGCCGATTTACCAAATGAGTTGATTGAATTGCTCGAAAAAATTATACTTGACTCGTCTGTGTTCTCCGATCATCGCAATTTGCAAAACTTGTTGATCTTGACCGCTATCAAAGCCGATCGCACACGCGTCATGGACTATATCAACCGTTTGGACAACTATGATGCGCCCGATATTGCGAATATCGCTATTTCGAATCAATTGTACGAAGAGGCGTTCGCCATCTTCAAGAAATTCGATGTGAATACCTCTGCTATTCAGGTGCTTATCGAGCAGGTGAATAATTTGGAGCGCGCTAATGAGTTCGCCGAGCGCTGCAACGAGCCGGCTGTTTGGTCACAGCTCGCTAAAGCACAATTGCAACAGGGACTCGTTAAGGAGGCTATTGATTCGTATATCAAAGCTGACGATCCGAGCGCGTACATGGATGTGGTGGATGTCGCCTCGAAGGCCGATTCCTGGGACGATCTGGTGCGTTATCTACAAATGGCACGCAAAAAGGCGCGCGAATCGTACATTGAAAGCGAGCTGATTTATGCTTATGCACGTACCGGTCGTCTGGCCGATTTGGAGGAATTCATTTCGGGTCCGAATCATGCCGACATACAGAAGATCGGCGATCGTTGCTTTAACGATGGCATGTACGATGCGGCCaaattgttgtacaacaatGTGAGCAACTTTGCGCGTCTCGCCATTACATTGGTCTATTTGAAGGAGTTCCAGGGTGCCGTAGATTCGGCACGTAAAGCTAATTCGACACGCACCTGGAAGGAGGTGTGCTTCGCTTGTGTCGATGCCGAGGAATTCCGTCTAGCGCAAATGTGTGGTCTGCACATCGTCGTGCACGCCGACGAATTGGAAGATCTGATCAATTACTATCAAGATCGTGGCTACTTTGAGGAGCTTATTGCGTTGTTGGAGTCCGCTTTGGGACTGGAACGCGCCCACATGGGCATGTTCACCGAACTGGCTATACTCTATTCGAAATTCAAGCCGTCTAAGATGCGCGAGCATCTCGAGCTGTTCTGGTCGCGTGTCAACATACCAAAAGTGTTGCGCGCTGCCGAATCGGCACACCTTTGGTCCGAACTGGTATTCCTCTACGACAAGTATGAAGAGTACGATAATGCAGTGCTTGCCATGATGGCACATCCGACGGAGGCTTGGCGTGAAGGTCACTTCAAGGACATCATCACCAAAGTGGCCAACATCGAACTCTACTACAAAGCTATACAATTCTATTTGGACTACAAGCCATTGCTATTGAACGATATGCTATTGGTGTTGGCACCACGAATGGATCATACACGTGCCGTTAGCTTCTTCTCGAAGACCGGTCATTTACAATTGGTGAAACCATATTTGCGTTCAGTACAATCGCTCAACAACAAGGCGATCAACGAGGCGCTCAACGGCCTACTCATCGATGAGGAAGACTATCAGGGTCTACGCAATTCCATTGATGGATTTGATAACTTCGACACAATCGCATTGGCACAAAAGCTGGAGAAGCACGAATTGACCGAATTTAGACGTATTGCTGCCTATTTGTACAAAGGTGAGTGAGTCGAGCAGAAAagtgtcaaaaaaattttagggTCACGGGTATTTAAGGGTCCGAGAAATTTAGTTTACATTTTATTCTTTGactcattttcacatttttccccAATTTATAGGCAACAACCGCTGGAAGCAGAGCGTCGAATTGTGCAAAAAGGACAAACTTTACAAGGATGCAATGGAGTATGCGGCCGAGTCGGGTAAACAGGAGATCGCCGAAGAGCTTCTGGGTTGGTTCCTGGAACGTAATGCCCATGACTGTTTTGCTGCCTGTCTATTCCAAGTGAGTGTGTAGTTGAGCGAAAGAGCGAAGatgaaaagagaaaaagaaagaTAAAATTCATAGAGAAAGATAAAAGCCAGAAGTAGCAATTCGGAGCTATAAAAAGGGCAAAAGAGCGATAAATGAAGCGAAGTGTTAGTAAGTGAGCTCTACATTTCCTATTTAGTCATTTGTTGGAAGCGGAATCGCCTCCCAGGGGCATCAAGAGGTCACTCATACAATACGTCGACGACTTAACGCAATACGCCGACCAGACTGCAAACGCGGAAAGCTTCAAACACGTTTTAAATGCCATTCACAGTGAAGCCATTAACACCTTCCTTGCCTCCCTCCCAGTGAATGCAGTCAAACCACCACCCTTAGCagagttgccacgtgaaaccagagtaACCCTTGCGCAAtttcgttctggatattgtagcaggtctTCCcccttatccagactgaacccccatatacagaatatatgtcctgcatgcaatgagtccccgcatgacactaatcaCCTTTTTGTATGGTCAACGAACCCAACTCATATAACACCcttttccctttggtccgaccccatcGAAACAATATGTTTCCTggacctcccgttagatgacctcgacgacaactaggcTTGTACTTCCCATTCTAGCAGGGCTGGATAatcgtaacaacaacaacagatctAGGGTGgtagtgagagagagagagaaacaaAGAGAGTACGAAATAAAGATAGAGTATAGAGAGATTGGctgtaaaatagtaaaatgcgtAGGAAAAAAGATATGTCCTAGGGGCGCAAATACTAAAGGACTAAATATTAGTACAGCGAGACCTTAGAAGGCATAAGCGCGGATAACAGAAAAGTTGGAGAGAGGAAAGCGGGAGAGAGACATAACGAGATGAAATTAGGCATATAACGAGCGATTTAGTTCGAATGAGTGAGAGATCAAGAACAAGAGAAGTTGATAAAAGCTAAATTAGAGATAGAGCAACAACGAGTAATAACTAGagataatagtaaatattaagaaagtCAAAGAGAGCAAGTCGTCTAAAGCAGAGCAATATTTGGGAAGGAAAAAgacaaattttaaacaattttacattAGATGCAACCTTTAACGTTGTTTTTTTCTAGTGTTACGATTTGCTGCGGCCTGATGTTATACTGGAGTTGGCATGGAAACACAATATCATGGACTTTGCCATGCCCTATTTGATACAAGTAAGATATCTGTTCTAATTTTTAGATTATGAAttcttagaaaataattttaataatttattaatttgtaaaaaaataaatttaattattattaatttaaaaaaaaattaattttaattttagcaactattttttattttatttataaattattgcaaCAAAAACTCATGAAATTTCCATTTTCACAGGTAATACGCGAATACACCACCAAAGTGGATAAACTGGAACAGAACGAAGCGCAACGCGAGAAGGAGGATGAAACCGTCGAACACAAGAATATCATCACAATGGAGCCACAACTGATGATAACCGCTGGACCGGCTATGGGCATACCACCACAGTATGCGCAAAACTATGCGGCGGCGCCTGGCTATGCGCCAAACATGGCCTATCCCGGCTAtggaatgtaggcaacaataacaacaactacaaatacaacaccaccaccactactACTACattattaaaagtgaaattgaaacaattgaaattcaacaacaacaacaaaactagcAAAAACTAAATCTAGCACACGATCCGTATTGTTACGAAAATTAGAAACatacaaaaaacacacacataattgAACACgcgtaaaaatggaaaattaaaaggaaaacgaaaaattaaacgcgaaatcaaaatttccaaaatgtAAATGTAGTCGTAGTTCAATCATTTAAACGCTGAAACCAGAAATTATAATACAAGCGTTAACACTGcattacagacatacatacgtatatatacatacacaaacaaaacaaaaacaacacaaaaaacagAGAGCGTtagtcgtgtgtgtgtgtgtgttctgcatagattttgcatatattaaactatatacaattatacataaatgtattacaagtatatatataataattattattacacaTATACATTACCATTATTACAATtaccaattaaaaattataattacaagttgtttgtttaattaattatttcgtGCTTTGTTGTCTCTGCTTTgcgtatacacacatacatacatatataattgaaatattgtgtttttttttttgtatttgtatttgtattttgatgtatttgaacttttttcattaCTCTACTGTTATAAAACTCCTACTCAATTGCTTGACTTGTTGTCATATTTCGAAGctgaaaacacaacaaaaatattattcataaagaTAAACCGTATTACAAAGCACGTGTAGTGTTGAACAAATGATTAAGCGAACCAAcaagaataccaacaaataacgtaaatgaaatgaaagatttatgctaatttttttgtctttattataagtgaaaataaaaaaaaactttttagttaataaatatctattaaaaaaaagaaaaacaggagatttttttatttaattgaaattatcaaTTGGAAACGATGATTTGGTATCAAGTGTTTAttcgaatatattttcgaaaattaactcataccattttcgaaaatatatcttTAAGAAAGTAGCTTATAGAAGAGTTTCTAACAATTTCGAACATCAGACTTCGAAAAATCACaaatattaatcaaataatatttaaaaaagaattcgaaaaatcgtaaaatcattaaatatgttgaaacattaaaattattaataatttgaggaaaatgtgtaatttagggcacttaaaaatattcgaagaacctgaaaaccgattattcgaatattcgGTTAATACTATTCGAATGGTCGTAACATTgctactattcgaatagttgttctACTGCGACTATTCAAATAGTTGCTCTGTTGCGAGTAtttgaattaatgaaaatgaattaactgaaaattgtttgaaatccaagcggcatttgatttttgtttgttttttatgagtttcacatttttcaatcaaaataagaaaattaatgcacTTGTACtgttcgaatagtcgacaacgaa
This genomic interval carries:
- the Chc_1 gene encoding clathrin heavy chain translates to MTQVLPIRFQEHLQLTNVGININSISFSTLTMESDKFICVREKVNDTAQVVIIDMNDVSNPTRRPISADSAIMNPASKVIALKAQKTLQIFNIEMKSKMKAHTMTEDVVFWKWISLNTLALVTETSVYHWSMEGDSTPQKMFDRHSSLNGCQIINYRCNPTQQWLLLVGISALPNRVAGAMQLYSVERKVSQAIEGHAASFAMFKMEGNKETSTLFCFAVRTASGGKLHIIEVGAPPAGNQPFPKKSVDVFFPPEAQSDFPVAMQVSAKYDTIYLITKYGYIHLYDMETATCIYMNRISADTIFVTAPHEASGGIIGVNRKGQVLSVTVDEEQIIPYINTVIQNPDLALRMAVRNNLSGAEDLFVRKFNKLFTAGQYAEAAKVAALAPKGILRTPQTIQRFQQVQSPAGSTTPPLLQYFGILLDQGKLNKYESLELCRPVLVQGKKQLCEKWLKEEKLECSEELGDLVKTSDLTLALSIYLRANVPNKVIQCFAETGQFQKIVLYAKKVNYTPDYIFLLRSVMRTNPEQGAGFASMLVAEEEEPLADINQIVDIFMEHSMVQQCTAFLLDALKHNRPNEGALQTRLLEMNLVSAPQVADAILGNAMFTHYDRAHIAQLCEKAGLLQRALEHYTDLYDIKRAVVHTHLLNADWLVGYFGTLSVEDSLECLKAMLTANIRQNLQICVQIATKYHEQLTTKALIDLFESFKSYEGLFYFLGSIVNYSQDPEVHFKYIQAACKTNQIKEVERICRESNCYNAERVKNFLKEAKLTDQLPLIIVCDRFDFVHDLVLYLYRNNLQKYIEIYVQKVNPSRLPVVVGGLLDVDCSEDIIKNLILVVKGQFSTDELVAEVEKRNRLKLLLPWLESRVHDGCVEPATHNALAKIYIDSNNNPERFLKENQYYDSRVVGRYCEKRDPHLACVAYERGQCDRELIAVCNENSLFKSEARYLVRRRDPALWVEVLSEANPYKRQLIDQVVQTALSETQDPDDISVTVKAFMTADLPNELIELLEKIILDSSVFSDHRNLQNLLILTAIKADRTRVMDYINRLDNYDAPDIANIAISNQLYEEAFAIFKKFDVNTSAIQVLIEQVNNLERANEFAERCNEPAVWSQLAKAQLQQGLVKEAIDSYIKADDPSAYMDVVDVASKADSWDDLVRYLQMARKKARESYIESELIYAYARTGRLADLEEFISGPNHADIQKIGDRCFNDGMYDAAKLLYNNVSNFARLAITLVYLKEFQGAVDSARKANSTRTWKEVCFACVDAEEFRLAQMCGLHIVVHADELEDLINYYQDRGYFEELIALLESALGLERAHMGMFTELAILYSKFKPSKMREHLELFWSRVNIPKVLRAAESAHLWSELVFLYDKYEEYDNAVLAMMAHPTEAWREGHFKDIITKVANIELYYKAIQFYLDYKPLLLNDMLLVLAPRMDHTRAVSFFSKTGHLQLVKPYLRSVQSLNNKAINEALNGLLIDEEDYQGLRNSIDGFDNFDTIALAQKLEKHELTEFRRIAAYLYKGNNRWKQSVELCKKDKLYKDAMEYAAESGKQEIAEELLGWFLERNAHDCFAACLFQCYDLLRPDVILELAWKHNIMDFAMPYLIQVIREYTTKVDKLEQNEAQREKEDETVEHKNIITMEPQLMITAGPAMGIPPQYAQNYAAAPGYAPNMAYPGYGM